TGAAAGAAAACCTGATATTCCATCAGCTTCTCCGCatgctctctttcttcttcacttGATTCCTTGAAGAATCTGACGAcgacaatataaaaaatttatcacgtcatacagatatatatatatatatatatttaaaaaaataactttggaGAGCTTCTTGTTATAATCTTACTTGGCAAAGCCTTTGAGCGCAACGTTGTCTCTGTCGAAGTAAGCATACAACGAGTGGTACACATAGGAAACGTTGTATTCCACACTGTCACACAAAATAAATAACCACCCCGATAAATCAAGAAActgataaaaatatcaaaacgcGAAGCAGCACAACTCACTTGATTTGCTCATTGATGGCGGCTTCACAGGCATCAGCATATTTCTGGCGAGCCAGCGAAAGATGAGGAGCGATTGGGATATCAAGTTCCTCCTTTTTCACCTCTTCAAAAGGCTGGAACACTACCCCTGTAAGTGCATGATTGTTGGTTCCTATGGATGCATAAACACCCAAAGCCCTTCCATGTTTTCTGGGAAGAAAACTCAGAgcagatgatgatgatgatgttacaGGGGAGCCCTTAAGGGAACAAATTAGATTATCCCCTTGCTTGGCTTGCACACACAAAGATGAAACTGGTCTCAAAAGCATTGTGGAGAGGTTTTTAGGAATGGAGAAGAAATGAAGGAAGATTGTTGATTGAGGTTGGAGGGGGAGATATCATATATAGAAGAAGAGGTAGGTGGAGTACTCACTGTTGCAAGAGTTCCGGAGTGGATGGCATTCGTTCTGGACCGTCGGATTGGAAATTAAGTGACGATCACGGTTGAAACACGTAAGTAGGCGTGTGGCGAACCCGTGGTCTATCCAATTGAATAGGCTTTTGTGGGACTTTTAGCCCCCGTATATGCTTTCCACATTGCGATCTCTGCGTCATCACTTAGCTGTCCATGTGATGGGATGAACGTGTCGTTAACTTTTCTCAGTTGCTCGAATCTTCCACGTAATCATCTTCTTGGCTTTTTCCTCCTTACAATCAATCTCGATAAACATCAATTACTTTGCTACCATTtctaataacattttaatcCCTCAGTCCCCATACATAGTTAATTTTACCATAACTTACTACTTTTGAAAACAAATGGAAAGAAGGTGATTAAACACAacaattatctttaaaataattgaatctaGCAAAATCAGTTTCTTTTATATCTACTCTTTCTTTAaaacttttgtttaatttttaaatttaatatttgatttaatgtcGCACCACTCATCATTAAACTATGTCGTTACATTAATAACAAAGTTAATGCATAGAGATTacaatattaactttttaaacaTATGTTTCTTTTAATAGTAGTAAACTTTAACCCAATTAGTTTGGATTATAGTATAATTACTCTTAATTGTTGCATTTAATCAACTAAATATTCTTAATAGGTAAAccacccgaaatatgggagggttcgggtaaaaatataagctcaaAATATGGGTTTaggaaaaaaatgaggcccatttagaaaacgggtcgaGCCTCGTGctccacttttttggcccggcccggcctgacccgaatatataataaatatattttttttctaattttaaaatatatttttatttttttaaataaaattttagtgtttattaaaaaataggccgggcccgggcctaggacgcaggccgaaatttttttctgagctcggcccatgatcacctctagtctGGAGCATCCTTGATGGAATCATTATTCTGCTAAATAAGGGTTACAGACGGGTCATTATATTGACTGACAACTTTAAAGTCGCCCAAATCTTGATTGGTTTGAATTTAGAAGATTTAAGAATCACTGTGCTTAGAAAGACTCAGCGCATCATGAGGGTGAAAGGGATGTGGAAGATTAAGCACATTCCAAGAAATCGAAACTTGGTAGCGAATCGTTTAGCTAAACTTAGCTTGAGCTGGAAATCAAGCTTACAAGTCCTTAACGAGGCTCCTAAGGAGACAATAGATTTTTTACAAGAAGATAAAGACAATGGTTGTTTTATGTAGTtgatgtttttcattttctcttttcaccaaaaaaaaaatgaaaaatatagagaGGTAATCCTAAGATTTCTTTGTGaagaaagtttttattttaaaagatttttcaagaagagttttttttttgtaaaatattaattttattataggttcttatcatttttgctctttttgatataaaaaagtcaatccccaacccttaaataggagaataatgcacTTTAGCATACTTAAACCCACGACCTtctgcattgacaataatgcCGATATCAACCGAGTTAAGACTCGATTGACaaggaatttataattttattggtagaaaatttacatattataataattgtattaagatatagcaaaaaaaaatattgtattaagAGAATAATCTTGATCCTATTTAAAGCATGGACGTAAGCGAAAGTAACGGAACAATATTTAATACCGTACTAATTTTGGGCAAGCGGAAGACTGGAAGGTTTGACAAATTGGAGAGTGTTAATTTTGTGTTTAGCAAAGACAAAATAGGCAGGGCTGGGTTTTTCCACACCCTAGAAACAAGTTGCTCTTATCTTTCTGTGTACACAAACTTCCCTTTGTAAGACAAATTCCAAGTCGTTTCATTGAAAGTTCAAAGtaaaaaattactatttgatGCAAGCTTTGAATAATGGATGGTGGAAATTCTGACACCCAATAACATCATCTCTAAGTTAAacctcaatttttctttttatccagTGAATAACTAgttgaaatatcaaaatttaaattgggtATTGATGATGAAGGGCTTTAGTTAGTCAAGCTCAATTGCAGCATGGCCTGAATGGTGAGATTTTTGTTTAATTGGCTTCATGCAACAGGCTCCAGAATGGCCCAAATAGAGGGCAAAATGAGTGCCACTATCAAATGGGCTTTCTTATCTTTTTAAAGAGGAAAGCTGTTGTTTTAGGATCAGTTACGCAAAGAATCTAACGCTCACACAAAGCGAAGCACGGATTTGACTCGCATATTACACTTGGTTGCCAGCCGCTGAGGAGAGGACCTTTTTGCCTTTTGCTACACATTCAGACAAATGCACCATTCCACTTATGCTTTTCGTTGGAGTTACTGCTTTCGGCCAAAGAGCGCTTATGGACACCACACCACCATACCCACTTGATGTTAAGCCCTCAACTCCCTCTCAACCAGGATATTACTTTCTCAAGTTAAAATTTACAACTATatgttattaaaaatattaaattattaattattataaacactggattaaatcattaattcaattcaaattaacttatatataattacacaaatAAAACTTTGTTGAGTGTTTTAGCGTGTCTATCCTTCAAAGGGAGTTAAATTCTCTATTTATATGATGTAGTCCCTGATCTTGAATGTAACGTCTTAACTAGGCTCCCATGCATGCCAACACGTACCCTAAGATTAACACGTGTTCTTTAGGTGCGTGTTCACCTACATGGTAGTGTGAACCTACCCCATGCGAGTTCATAAGAGAATGCGAACTCATCATGAACAAACTCCAATATGCGAACTATGCAGAGGCGAAGCCAAAACAATATTTTAGGGGGGGCCgaatgacattttaattttttatagtctatatctttataatttttaaaggattaaatcgaatttttataattttaagaggGTCAAAGTGCAACtttacatttactaatttaaaattttaaaaaaaaattagagagtctaaataacaatttttcattttaaggagGACCGAGGCCCATGCCAACCTCCTAGATTTGTCTTTGAAACTATGCAAGCTACGGATTAATCCCAGTCATGCAAGCAAAGTAGTGAGTCAGAAATAACTAACACTATAACAAACTTAAATCTAGAATGTTTATTTAAACCACCTGATGAAATGAATTGGGACAAActtttccaaaaagaaaattagaattgaattgcGACGGATAATGATGGATGAAAATCCAATGATCAAGCATAAAATGGAATAGACGGCTTGCAGGCTTGTGGACAACACACGGCTCCTCGACAAGGATGGTGCTAACAAGTTATCAATTCGATAATTATATAGactaaattcaatttttagtaatttaaattattaatctaaGCAAATTCAAATACTATAATACTCTATTCCACTTGCATATCAGCGTaattgaatttttcattttaatatattttatattataaaattaaattattattttaaaaaatttgaacttgaaTACGACTAAACTTAaatacaaacttaaaaattgatGTTCGATTAATCTCgaattaaatatcaaatcaaaatttccacTATCCAAATTCCATTCAGCTCGATTCCacctttttccaaaaaaatctAAGTGTTGAAGGCGTTATGGGTGACCACCCCAATAATCTAATCgaattgataatattaaaaatgtattcTTAAATCCCCCatactgttttttatttttattatttcaattaatattgttattattgtagtaattaaaaatatatttaaacatattttatttttaaatttagggttagaaaagaatttcaaataaaagtaggcatttatataataataataataataagcatTCTTTTTAAGTCATGTCATGAAGTGGTGCAAGCACAAATAGACTTTGTAATAGATGACCCCTAAAGTTGTGAGCATATATACTCTTTGTCGATACTCTATAACGGATGAGATTGATTTCCCTTTACCATCTCCGTTGAATAAAAATTAGGGTATGGatcgattttatttaaaaattgattgtgattttttgattttttaaacatcgtttaattaaattgatcaaaTCAATAAGCTGgtaatttaactcatttaactatcgatctaattttaaaaacatttaattgaTCGGTAAATCAGTTTATCccacaatttaattttgattttggtttctTTAGTAACTTagcttgaaatttaattcttatgctttaatttaatataatttaacccttaacataattaattattttgattaaaatattgattccagtttttcacaaaattacccTTCCAACACACACAATCCACATGAAATTAACGTTGTTAGCTTTTTAagttaatgacattataaaaaattaaaagattaaattatgccaaattaaaattaagagaCTAAATCTCACATTTAATTAAtgcttataaattataatatataagatacataataatttattaactaattaaaataattaagtataaattagattttattgcaaaatattttatattaaaatatatcaacaaataattattctgaagtgataaatgtttttaatatggATTTCTTGGTCTTTGTTTTCGattctcaaataatatttttcaattgttttattttaagaCGGTATAAAACTGTGAAAATacccttataataatattacttatCCTTTAAAGTAAAggtattttagaaatttcataACTGAATTGGTGTTGACATCGACTCAATCAACCACTTTATATATAATacgataataatataaaattacttaatttgattattatgtatgtattttgaattcaaatatcattataattaaattttattgatttattatataagaaaaacaaaaatatcctaaaaaagtgtaggtatatatatttgaaatccTGGTGATATATATACTAGGTTTTTTCCGTGCAATACACGAGCaatgtgtatataaaattatttagaatatATTACATGTATAAAGATTAtagaaaaaaagtttaatataaaaataaaatatgcacatATGAAATTATAACCATACTTTTATTTATGTCTAAACCTTACTTTTGTATATATGATAtgagtaatttaaataaaatttggtaaatttttaaaaatattaaataagatatataaatataattattttaaatatttttaaataaaataataagtccatgaaaattaaaaagtaagaaATTAGATTGTCAAATATTAGGCTGTTACATAAACTTTCTCTACAAACTtgtaaaaaagattttttttttacaaaatttgtttaatatcaatttattctATACTCTTAgctaaaatctttaatttttaatttgatttttatctattattttaaattctaaaacatttttaaacattatattttaagattGATGTatgtatattagattaaatacttcttctttttaattataatataagaaaaatcaacatttcaattACATGctgaaaatatgttttaaaagataccaaatttttattttagaaatatttttaaaatttttacctttttaattttatttaaaattagagttttaaacatatcattttttttatttttctaacttttttctttttaaatagtatttcaaatttttgaaaagaagtatttggaataacattttaaaatttaaatatttgctaaaattaattttcttgatgaatctttaaaatatttaaaattgtttaaacattatctaaaaaattaaatctattttgagATAATTTTAAAAGGTATGTTAAAACCAATTTAAATTTGGTTCTTTAAACTTATTtgaaaactatttaatttttaaatatttttaaaactattaaaaacaatgtaaatatatatttagaaagACACGCGGCATTCGTATGTTATGCCAAATGTCATAAAAATATAGTGTGAACACTAATATGAAGGTTATTCTTAGAAGATTTTTCtgacaaataaacaaaaaatgtaaggaaaataaatcattaaaaactgtcttctgttgaaaattttaaaaataatttgtagaaaatgaaaatagaaaataataaaaatcgtGTTAATattgtctttttttattttcactattcaaaattaaaaagttgaatataagaattttcaaaatttaatttaatgaaatccgaaaaaattcaataaaagttaaataccATATCCTTTATATAGTAAAAGTTGTACCTAGctaattacataataattattcttaaatttattcattttgagaaaaGTGAGGAAATTCAAATACTTGTAATTCATCTTGTTTAGCTAAGCAATTCATAACTAAATTTTGTTCTCTCGAGATGTTTTTGAGATAAAATACTTtgaattctgtttttatttctaataaagAGGAAAGAAATTCTATATTCCTAATCGATCCCTCCTATTGATAGCTACTTCCAATTCAAACGAAATCCGTtcctgaaaatataaaaatcttgtcaacttttttattgattggtttattctttttttcttttgagtctTTAAgcaaagatttttttattttttataattttatcttcaatgttagaatttatattatagTAGATGTGACCACTTCAAAGCAGCTCTGCTTTGTTAGACCTGAAAGTCATCTCTAATTCCCGCCCACTCTTTGATTATATATTTGGACCCCAACCAACTCTTTGTTCGCCACCCTTAACTTCATCATGGCCACTGACGCTTCACCCCAGCTCCGGTCCGTGCCACCTTCTTCAGACTTTCACCCTGAAATCTCACTTTCTCAGTCGCCAACCCACGATGGCCTTCACTTTTGGCAATTCATGATCGCTGGCTCCATAGCCGGCACCGTCGAGCACATGGCTATGTTTCCTCTCGACACACTTAAGACACGCATGCAAGCTCTTGGCGCTTCATGTTCGGTTCAACCCGTCAGCGTTCGTCAAGCCCTCGGTTCCATCTTAAAGCTAGAAGGTCCTCCCGGTCTTTACCGTGGTATAGCTGCAATGGGGCTTGGCGCAGGACCTGCACATGCAGTTTACTTTTCTGTTTACGAGCTATCTAAGCAAGTTTTGTCCCGTGGTGATCCGAATAACTCAATGGTTCACGCTGCTTCTGGCGTGGTGGCCACAGTAACAAGTGACGCGGTCTTCACGCCGATGGATATGGTGAAGCAGAGACTGCAGTTGAAGAATAGTCCGTACAAAGGTGTAGCGGAGTGCGTGCGTATGGTGGTGATGGAGGAAGGGATTGGAGCCTTCTATGCTTCTTATAGAACCACTGTTATTATGAACGCGCCGTTCACTGCTGTCCACTTTGCCACATACGAGGCGGCAAAGAGAGAGTTGATGGAGGTGTCGCCTGATACAGCCAATGATGAGAGGTTGGTAATTCATGCCACTGCTGGTGCCGGTGCTGGTGCCTTGGCTGCTGCTCTTACGACTCCGCTTGATGTTGTTAAAACCCAGTTGCAGTGTCAGGTAAAATACTTGTTTATTGCTTCTCCACTCTGTTTTCCTAGCTTAGAAATTGTGAATTGGATTGATTGATTGATGTTAAACAACAGGGAGTGTGTGGTTGCGATAAATTTTCGAGCAGTTCAATTGGGAATGTGATTGAAACAATAGTGAAGAAGGATGGATACAGGGGCCTTATGAGGGGATGGATTCCAAGGACGCTCTTCCATGCTCCAGCTGCTGCAATCTGTTGGTCTATTTACGAAGCATCTAAGTCCTTCTTCCAACAGCTTAACAGCCGCTAAAACCAAACCAAGCATCATCTCTGTCAAACAAATAACCTTCACACTTGAATGAATGTCCAATACAACATTGAAACTTCGCAGTACGCTTGTCTAAAATTTGCTCCCCGCACAGGTCAAGCAATATATTACTactttttattaatcaatcaaGTTAGTTGATCCTTTCTCATACGGCCTGTCAGGATATACGAAATTTGGACACTTCACTTTCTCAAGTCCTGTGAGCTTGGATGATTAACTAGGTCTTAAACATTTTCCGTCAGGCATGTTACGATTTTGAGCCACCAAGGTCTATGACATCTCTGAGATCCACCAAAAGACATGACAAAACTTAAAGTTGGAAGTAATCTTGTTTTCTTGGCTTGGCTGAATTAATATGAAACGATGAATAACAAAAAGGATAAGCTCCTTCCTCCAACTTTCCTAACTGTAAGTCTGCCAATGATCGATGTTCCAAGATGACGTTTGTTCATAAGCAGCGGCAATATACAGGAAACTTTTGCCTAAAAGGTGTTTTGGCTTCTATGTATCATATCCTTAATTTCAAGATACAGCACCGTATGAAACTATAAATCATCCATTTTTGTGGCTTCGGGCATCAGAGTAATGCGGCATTTCATTTGCTAGAACCAAAGTCCTTAGTCCTGTACAGATTTGATTACAAAGCTTGCGCCATAACTCAtaaatgtcaaaataaattctaatcTATCAGTGCCATGGCATTGGTCGGTAACACCAAAGACTTGTTAAAAACAGAGAACTTGCAGATCCTCTAAAGCACCTTCCATACAATTTATAATATCTTAATACACAAGGTTCATGCATTGCCACCTTCAttgtatacgtatatatatatttggccAGACACCTTCAACATAGTAGAACAGAGTAAAAGCCTTATCACAATAGAAACCATAAAGTTAACCAGTCTTTGCACTTGAATTCTAAAACTTATTATGGACACAAAAGTATGAAGGTTCagagttaaaagttaaaagaaatagGATCTCCAAGGCATCCTAACCACTTTAAAACTTATCTACACTTACTCCATCCCTGGAAACCTCGTACGCCTCTCTATTCCTGCTTTTCTTCATTCCGGCTGTGACATAGATCTTCGATCCTTCACAAGTGATACTGGTTACTTTTACCCATATCATCACCTTTGTCTTCATACCCTCTATATCAGCCAGCTTTCCTTTCTCCAGATACCCAGTCACAGTGGTGAAGAAGCGCAGAACAGATGAGTCCTTGTATCCCACTTCACATATTGCTGGAATAAAAACAGTGAGCTTCCCAGTCTCTTCATTGAATTCATAATTTGTGGCATCACGAGGGAAGATTCCTATTGGCAGGTTATACTCTCTTAACAGCTCTGGCAACGGCTTTTGCATTTTTCCTGTAAAAAGCCAATTATTGGTATTAATGACAGTTTTGGGAGGAACCTATAGAAACTGCAGCATATTCTATTATCGAATGAAGTGTAAAGATGAAGTCTATATATCGCACGTTCAACTCCATTAATACCCCAACCCACAGACAGAAGAAGGGCTCCACGAGAATGTTTGAGTGGTAGGTAGTATTGTGAAAGTTATTATAAGGATCAATATGTTCATTTTTTGGACAACCGATATCTATTGAAATTAGTGTTGGCTACAAAAAAAACTAGAAGCCTTACGTTGGCATTCTCTACATTAAGTATCATCACAATTTAGGCAGCCACTTGGTATTCCAAAACGGAATACTTAAGAGACTAATAACGGTTAGCATCTTTTTCCTTACAGGTTTAAGTACATAAGCTAATCGTATATATTGATTATATGAAGCACAAGCAATGAACTGGATACACATTTTATCCTTCAGAACATAGCAAAAGCTATCTATAACAAGTAAAAAGTcacacaaagaaaatagaacagCCAACGATTCTGCCAGAGAAGGACAAACCTTTGATTTTATTAACCAACCATTTGGCTCCCCCTTCAATACTGGTGGATAATGACTGATTGAAAGGGAGAAAAGATGATGTTAGCACGAGGAATGTCAATAGGGAAAGATAGACATGCAGAACACAAGGAGTAGAGAATACTGATAAATGAACAGGTATTCATCAACATACCAGCTTTGCAGCATTTGGAGAAAACATGAAACGAGTTTATAACATTCCAAAGACTGAATTTCTTCCAActttttaagaaatttgttaaatattatatattcaaaGATATGAAAATTGTCACACGGTTGGATGCAATACAGgccaaaataaaaagatttcCAATCAATCCTAGGTTAAAGTTTCAGTAACAAAGGAGGAAAAACTGTCTTTGCTAATTACAGTGAACAAATAAAGAGTCGGAATTTGCACCTTGAGCAATACGCTGATTAATCTAacatttgaaaatcaaattaaccGTCGCAGTTACATGTACGTAATCCGAATAGATCAATATTAAAACAACATTTCAGAAAGAAACCCTAGGCGAATTAACGATACCAACAAATTCTGGAGCAGAGCAGAGTAAAAATCGGAAACTgaagtgaaaaaaatgaagtaaaagGTATGAATAGAGAGGGGCATAGATACGTTGAGGTCGTCGCCGACGGAATCGATCTCCTTGTTGGCCTTCTGGCCGAGCCAATAGGAGCCCACCTTGTTCAATATCTGATCCATCTGTGGTGAGGAATATCAAATCTCGATTAAGCTCCTCTGATTCTCTCTCTGTCTCTGTGAGGAAAGAGAAACCTAAGGGGTGAAAtctagagagagagagagagatgagCTTTCGTAATTCTATATCTAAAACTTTTGACTGTTAGATAGATAGAACCGTCTTTACCGTACCCGCTGAGTAAAACTTTCTCCCAATTTTAACCGTTCTGTAAATTTCAAAGTCAAACCCAATCTTATTTTCCTTTTGGTAAACTCTACTAATGGTGACCAActcttataaattttagaaaagtttataCTTTAGTAACTCACATTTAtatctattttcattttggtcactataagtaggggtgttcaaatttcggttaaaattgaattaactgACCTCCAACTGAACCGATTCAATTCGGTCGGAGGTCagttaatgattttttagaaattcaattatcGATTAATTCGATTCAAAATCAGATAATTAATCGAATTATACGAACTATATGTAgttttaattcagttaattcaaataatttgatCAAATGAACATtaccaatttatatatattatacttattttaaccaaaaaaacaaaaacatataaattctggTTCGATAAcggttaaaaaattaaaaaaatcgattaattcagttaataTATTCCGAACTAGCTGGTCAAATCAGATATCTTATTTTCCACCAAGGATTTATTTTTTGGGctactttcttttcattttagtccagtaacaatattttagaaaaaaaaatgaccCTAAACTCCGCCTGACGTTAGAGCGGCGATCAGAAACCACTTATCGGTGGTCCAAAATCCTCTCTTTTTCACCTACAGTTTAGATTTCCCTGAAAACTAAAAAGGGTTCGACCCATTCAATCAGTTGGGTTTTAAGCAAAAACAAAGGCCCATAATGGTAGAGTTGGTATGGGGCTTAATCAGTACCCAAATATccaattagaattaaaattggGGTCAAAAGCAATCAATTTAGACTTAAGTTAGTTTTATAAAACGAAGGGCTCAACAGGCCCAGAAGTTTAACGGGCAATTAATTTCAAACTTCGGAGTGTAcccaaaatagaaattttagttCCGACCAAATTTGGTGTCAATAATTATGAGTTTATATATTGATTGAGAGTATAGGGATATTGGATTAGGCATTGATATATATGGGCGTAGGATTAtttaataactaataaattaattggttttgatatccaaaataataatccATTGAATAAAGTACAACAATCAATTAACCGAACAAATCGATTAACCAATCatgttgatttatttatatatttaagtcTCTGACTGAGTCGGTGTCACAAGTCAACCAATCACCAATTTGAttagagaaattaaagaaatacctttcttgtaattaaaataaattatattatttgaggatactttaatctttttactttaacaaaaactaataaaaatatgtgtatgaatcactaaaatcttaaatttgctattcaaccaaaatttcattttattgttatttatacatttttattttaatattattattattattattcaagtCCCTGATTGAGATAGTGTCACAAGTCAACGGACACCAATTCAataatgaaattacaaaatgtctttcgtaattaaaatgagttatattATTCGATGgtatagtattttatttttattttaaaatgcatATAGAGGAATTTGAACACACCATTGGcattaataaaatcttaaatttaacaCTAAATCAAagttatactttaattttttatacatattaattttattatgcacattttattacCTCCATCAATTATATAACTGTACTTTtttatcacaaaaaaataaCCTAGTGAAATAAAGACCTACAATGTTGAATAAAGGCATGAACAAACAAAGCCTCGAATTCTGCTAGCCCTGGGCTGGCTTGTCTTGCCAATCTTGCCACTGAATTCTCTATTAGCATGTTGAATTTTAACATCCTCCattcctccaaaattttcaatactcTTCGAGCAAGAGCAGAAGTATCCAATGTTTCTATGCTAAGTGGGCTCCTCCAAAAATAGCCCATAACTCCGATCGGAGAACCGAGCAGTATCCAATGTTATGGCCAAGTTAAGCAGCCATCTTGTCCCCGAAAACAACCCCAGTTAAAGCTCACGAGTTCGTTGTATTAACAGCGCCATCAACATTTAATGTAATCCATCCCGTTTCAGGTGGGAGCCAGTGATTAACTCAAGTGATTACTACTGCTGTCTCCGTTTAAAGTGTAGTTAGCCCACACTTTCGCTGTCATGAGGATTTGAGTTGAATCAAAGTTATCTTCTCCTAGAACTGCAAGATTCCTCTATCTCATCAGTGAATCACATCTTCATCCTTAATCttaatatcatcatcttcaacaGCCTTACTATTAGTAGCACTCGACGACCCCCAATCTCGCATGAATTTGTCTTTGAACGATATCGACTCCATCCGTCCAGCATCCATAGGGGAATCTCCATAATCTGGCGGATCATCC
The window above is part of the Gossypium raimondii isolate GPD5lz chromosome 9, ASM2569854v1, whole genome shotgun sequence genome. Proteins encoded here:
- the LOC105799976 gene encoding uncharacterized protein At5g01610 — encoded protein: MDQILNKVGSYWLGQKANKEIDSVGDDLNSLSTSIEGGAKWLVNKIKGKMQKPLPELLREYNLPIGIFPRDATNYEFNEETGKLTVFIPAICEVGYKDSSVLRFFTTVTGYLEKGKLADIEGMKTKVMIWVKVTSITCEGSKIYVTAGMKKSRNREAYEVSRDGVSVDKF
- the LOC105799973 gene encoding ferritin-3, chloroplastic; this encodes MLLRPVSSLCVQAKQGDNLICSLKGSPVTSSSSSALSFLPRKHGRALGVYASIGTNNHALTGVVFQPFEEVKKEELDIPIAPHLSLARQKYADACEAAINEQINVEYNVSYVYHSLYAYFDRDNVALKGFAKFFKESSEEEREHAEKLMEYQNKRGGRVKLHSILMPPSEFDHAEKGDALYGMELALSLEKLTNEKLLCLHNVAVQNNDAQMADFIESEYLAEQVEAIKKISEYVSQLRRVGKGHGVWHFDQMLLDEGA
- the LOC105799975 gene encoding uncharacterized protein LOC105799975, producing MATDASPQLRSVPPSSDFHPEISLSQSPTHDGLHFWQFMIAGSIAGTVEHMAMFPLDTLKTRMQALGASCSVQPVSVRQALGSILKLEGPPGLYRGIAAMGLGAGPAHAVYFSVYELSKQVLSRGDPNNSMVHAASGVVATVTSDAVFTPMDMVKQRLQLKNSPYKGVAECVRMVVMEEGIGAFYASYRTTVIMNAPFTAVHFATYEAAKRELMEVSPDTANDERLVIHATAGAGAGALAAALTTPLDVVKTQLQCQGVCGCDKFSSSSIGNVIETIVKKDGYRGLMRGWIPRTLFHAPAAAICWSIYEASKSFFQQLNSR